The Salinispora tropica CNB-440 genome has a window encoding:
- a CDS encoding DUF1702 family protein — protein MRPQLGEVVTSAWRILRRRILTPDVSTTKIEVRGFAAKDAAAQELLETIGSTFLVGYSYAAETPESDKLSQRLDQIPTRFCGFAYEGAAMALAVLDALPGPGRHVGRFLAGPGDPHAYMAYVGIGWAMARLPRFRWRTLTVPDPLLRWLVLDGYGFHQAYFATNRYVHGQYREAALGWPPGDTHRGYAGRAIDQGIGRALWFVCGTDAERVAETIESFAPGRRADLYSGASLAATYAGGADGEELRAFWVRADEHRAHVFQGSVFAASARVRAGLVVPHNEVATRALCGMSVAEAADLAYLRRPSGEVQGGPPAYEVWRQAVANEFVAIGRN, from the coding sequence ATGCGTCCTCAGTTGGGGGAGGTCGTGACCAGTGCATGGCGTATCCTGAGACGTCGAATTCTCACACCCGACGTGTCCACCACGAAGATCGAGGTGCGCGGGTTTGCTGCCAAGGACGCGGCGGCGCAGGAATTGCTCGAGACGATCGGAAGTACATTTCTCGTTGGCTATTCCTACGCTGCTGAGACGCCTGAGTCAGACAAACTTTCGCAGCGTCTTGACCAGATTCCGACGCGATTTTGTGGGTTCGCGTACGAGGGCGCGGCGATGGCGCTGGCGGTGCTCGACGCCTTACCCGGCCCGGGCCGCCACGTCGGGCGGTTTCTCGCCGGCCCTGGCGATCCACACGCCTACATGGCGTATGTAGGAATCGGGTGGGCAATGGCCCGGCTACCGCGGTTTCGGTGGCGGACGCTGACGGTCCCAGACCCACTGCTGCGCTGGCTTGTGCTCGACGGCTACGGCTTCCATCAGGCGTACTTCGCCACTAACCGGTATGTGCACGGTCAGTATCGGGAGGCCGCACTCGGATGGCCGCCCGGTGACACGCACCGGGGGTACGCCGGCCGGGCCATCGACCAGGGCATCGGTCGGGCGCTCTGGTTCGTCTGCGGAACCGACGCGGAGCGGGTCGCCGAGACCATTGAGAGCTTCGCGCCCGGCCGTAGGGCAGATCTCTACAGCGGTGCCAGCCTGGCGGCCACCTACGCCGGCGGGGCGGACGGAGAGGAGCTGCGGGCGTTCTGGGTGCGTGCTGATGAACACCGCGCGCACGTCTTCCAGGGCAGCGTCTTCGCCGCGTCGGCCCGGGTCCGGGCGGGACTCGTGGTCCCGCACAACGAAGTGGCCACCCGAGCGCTGTGCGGTATGAGCGTGGCCGAGGCCGCCGACCTGGCCTACCTGCGCCGGCCATCCGGCGAGGTGCAGGGCGGACCACCCGCATACGAGGTGTGGCGGCAGGCCGTGGCGAACGAGTTCGTCGCAATCGGAAGGAATTAA
- a CDS encoding type I polyketide synthase: protein MSRIAIVGMANRYPDATSPGELWENAVSGRRAFRRLPDVRMRLEDYWDPDPSTPDSFYARNAAVIEGYEFDRIAYKIAGSTYRSTDLTHWLALDVAAMALADAGFPMAEGLPRERTCVVVGNSLTGEFSRANQMRLRWPYVRRMVTAALKDQNWDDDQLATFLADFELRYKAPFPGIDEDTLAGGLSNTIAGRICNHFDLKGGGYTVDGACSSSLLSVATAGKTLLDGEVDVAVAGGVDLSIDPFEIIGFAKTGALARTEMRVYDRNSNGFWPGEGCGMVVLMRERDALAAGHRVYATIAGWGISSDGKGGITRPEVNGYQLALRRAYDRAGFGIDSVSLFEGHGTGTAVGDATELKALSTARRAADPRAPKAAISSVKGMIGHTKAAAGVAGLIKAAMAVHHELLPPAIGCVDPHELLTADDAALRALRRAEPWPEDTPVRAGITAMGFGGINTHVVLDKREPKRRTRMDSRTRNLSRSVQDVELLAVDADSAGLLRDRVQQVLDFVPEVAYAQLGDLAATLHRELQDRPYRAAVVATSPEDAERQLRRVLGALEAGESRLLTADGRAFCGHVVEEGRIGFLFPGQGSGRGTSGGALRRRFGRAEDVYERAALPTNGDMVATAVAQPRIVTGSMAGLRVLSDLGIEAHVAVGHSLGELSALHWAGAMDGDTLLRVAGVRGRTMAEHSASGTMASLAASPDTVAGVLASHDVVVAGFNGPQQTVIAGTVDAVEAVSRAAKDAGIAATRLSVSHAFHSPLVAPAAAAFGARLSDEHFGPVREPVVSTVTGEVLGPDTDIPALLHRQITDPVLFAQAVALAAKDIDVFVEVGPGQVLSGLAAAVTDVPAVALDTDDESLTGLLRVVAAAYVTGAAEVHPGLFYGRLIRPVQLGQSFNFFASPCEAAPTDDIRVVPAAAGVATETTAPTRGRGESGLTLLRRLAAERAELPLDMVRDDSRLLDDLHLSSITVGQVVNQAAQQLGIGAAETPTNFATATLRELADAFDELHRTAHPADAEQTPAVTGAAPWSRPFRLDLDPVPKPSRGPAEDNGHWRVYAQAGDPLAEELRRALEHGGVGSGVLVCLPTDCREEHLDLALQGAQAVLSGQLGDRFVVVDRGHGAAGLAKTLRLEAAQLRVTIVHTPDQQTAAERVLAEVAATEDFAEVHHDGRGGRFVPTLRALPVQATRPVSPLNAGDVLLVTGGGKGITAECAIVVARDTGARLAVLGRSDPAVDEELAANLRRMTEQGLTVYYVRADVTDAGQVRAAVAEATAALGPVVGVLHGAGRNEPVALPNLDREAIRRTFAPKIDGLRAVLDAVDPDRLKALVTFGSIIGRSGLRGEAHYAMANDWLADLTTEFARRHPACRTLCLEWSVWSGAGMGERLSVVEALQRDGVTPITLDQGVEIMRRLLVDAEAPPVVVVSGRTQGIDTIRHHLPELPLLRFVDRLLVHYAGVELVSETTLSPDTDRYLPDHLLDGNLLFPAVFGMEAMAQVAVALTGHQSAPSIEQAEFVRPIVVPPEGSTTIRVAAVVTDDDTVQVSIRSAETSFAADHFRACLRFTGKPAPDGPPEPVGRGLPDVPLAPDKDLYGDVLFQGRRFQRLRRYHRAAAREVDADLAVLPDTDWFADFLPAELILGDPGTRDALMHGNQVCVPHATLLPAGIERVHPGPAVARMAAGEVRYCARERSRDGDTYVYDIAVRDADGRLLERWDGLRLQAVRKRSDRRWAAPLLGPYLEREFGDLLGVAVAMAVEPDAPGDGGAGVAGRGRTARAAGRALGRAVDVRYRPDGRPEVDEDRQVSAAHGSGLTFCVAGPGPLGCDVEAVAVRPGSEWDGLLGPNRSLADVIAEEAGEELAVAATRVWTAAECLQKAGLPQRSPLALLSAGDGLVLLASGDLRIATTPAILRDQAAPVVFAVLTGKDG from the coding sequence ATGAGCAGGATCGCCATCGTCGGGATGGCCAACCGCTACCCTGACGCCACCTCCCCCGGCGAGCTGTGGGAGAACGCCGTTTCCGGTCGTCGTGCCTTCCGTCGTCTCCCGGACGTCCGAATGCGGCTGGAGGACTACTGGGATCCAGACCCATCCACACCCGACAGTTTCTATGCGCGTAACGCCGCCGTCATCGAGGGGTACGAGTTCGACCGGATCGCCTACAAGATCGCTGGCAGCACCTACCGGTCCACGGACCTCACCCACTGGCTGGCTCTTGACGTCGCGGCCATGGCCCTGGCCGACGCCGGCTTCCCCATGGCCGAGGGGCTGCCCCGCGAACGCACGTGCGTGGTGGTCGGCAACAGCCTCACCGGCGAGTTCTCCCGGGCCAACCAGATGCGGTTGCGATGGCCGTACGTGCGGCGGATGGTCACCGCCGCACTCAAGGATCAGAACTGGGACGATGACCAACTGGCCACCTTTCTCGCCGACTTTGAGCTCCGATACAAGGCACCGTTCCCGGGCATCGACGAGGACACCCTGGCCGGCGGTCTCTCCAACACCATCGCCGGCCGGATCTGCAACCACTTCGACCTCAAGGGTGGCGGCTACACCGTGGACGGCGCCTGCTCGTCGTCGCTGCTTTCGGTGGCTACCGCAGGCAAGACGCTGCTCGACGGCGAGGTCGACGTGGCGGTGGCTGGCGGGGTCGATCTCTCGATCGACCCCTTCGAGATCATCGGCTTTGCGAAGACCGGCGCCCTCGCCCGCACCGAGATGCGCGTCTACGACCGCAATTCCAACGGCTTCTGGCCCGGTGAGGGCTGCGGAATGGTCGTGCTGATGCGGGAGCGGGATGCCCTGGCGGCCGGACACCGTGTCTACGCCACGATCGCGGGCTGGGGGATCTCCTCCGACGGTAAGGGCGGCATCACCCGTCCGGAGGTCAACGGCTATCAGCTCGCGCTCCGCCGCGCGTACGATCGGGCCGGGTTCGGGATTGACAGCGTCAGCCTCTTCGAAGGGCACGGCACCGGCACCGCGGTCGGCGACGCCACTGAGCTCAAGGCCCTCTCGACGGCTCGCCGGGCAGCCGACCCCCGTGCTCCGAAGGCCGCGATCAGCTCCGTGAAGGGCATGATCGGGCACACCAAGGCGGCGGCCGGCGTCGCTGGTCTCATCAAAGCCGCGATGGCGGTGCACCACGAGTTGCTCCCACCGGCGATCGGCTGCGTCGACCCGCACGAACTGCTCACCGCCGACGACGCGGCGCTGCGGGCGCTGCGACGGGCCGAGCCGTGGCCGGAGGACACTCCGGTGCGCGCCGGCATCACCGCGATGGGATTCGGTGGCATCAACACCCACGTGGTCCTGGACAAGCGAGAGCCGAAACGGCGCACCAGGATGGACAGCCGTACCCGGAACCTGAGCCGTTCGGTGCAGGACGTGGAGCTGCTCGCCGTCGACGCCGACTCGGCCGGGCTGCTGCGTGACCGGGTACAGCAGGTGCTGGACTTCGTCCCCGAGGTCGCGTACGCCCAACTCGGCGATCTGGCCGCCACCCTGCATCGCGAGTTGCAGGACCGGCCGTACCGGGCGGCGGTCGTGGCCACCTCGCCGGAGGACGCTGAGCGTCAGCTGCGACGCGTTCTGGGTGCCCTGGAGGCGGGGGAGAGCCGCCTGCTGACCGCTGACGGACGGGCCTTCTGCGGCCATGTGGTTGAGGAAGGCCGCATCGGCTTTCTCTTCCCCGGCCAGGGCTCCGGCCGTGGCACCAGCGGCGGTGCCCTACGCCGAAGGTTCGGCCGGGCTGAGGACGTGTATGAGCGGGCTGCCCTGCCGACCAACGGCGACATGGTGGCCACCGCGGTCGCCCAGCCCCGCATCGTCACCGGCTCCATGGCCGGCCTGCGGGTCCTGTCCGACCTGGGGATCGAGGCGCACGTTGCTGTCGGGCACAGCCTGGGTGAACTGTCTGCCCTGCACTGGGCGGGTGCGATGGACGGCGACACACTGCTTCGTGTTGCTGGCGTACGTGGTCGCACCATGGCCGAGCACAGCGCCTCCGGCACCATGGCCAGCCTTGCTGCCTCCCCGGACACGGTGGCGGGTGTGCTGGCTAGCCATGATGTGGTTGTCGCCGGGTTTAACGGCCCACAGCAGACGGTGATCGCCGGGACGGTGGACGCGGTCGAGGCGGTGAGTCGGGCGGCGAAGGACGCCGGCATTGCCGCCACCCGGCTCTCCGTGTCGCACGCGTTTCATTCACCGCTGGTGGCACCCGCCGCCGCGGCGTTCGGTGCGCGATTGAGTGATGAGCACTTCGGACCGGTACGTGAGCCGGTGGTCTCCACCGTGACCGGCGAGGTGCTCGGCCCGGACACCGACATACCGGCGTTGCTGCACCGACAGATCACCGACCCGGTACTCTTCGCGCAGGCCGTCGCCCTGGCCGCGAAGGACATCGATGTCTTCGTCGAGGTCGGCCCAGGTCAGGTGCTCAGTGGACTGGCTGCGGCGGTGACCGACGTGCCGGCGGTGGCGCTGGACACCGATGACGAGTCGCTGACTGGCCTCCTGCGGGTGGTGGCAGCCGCGTACGTCACCGGTGCGGCTGAGGTCCATCCAGGCCTGTTCTACGGCCGACTGATTCGACCGGTACAGCTTGGGCAGTCGTTCAACTTCTTCGCCAGCCCCTGTGAGGCCGCCCCCACCGATGACATCCGCGTTGTCCCGGCCGCGGCGGGCGTCGCCACCGAGACCACCGCCCCGACCAGGGGCCGTGGTGAGTCCGGCCTGACGCTGCTGCGCCGGCTGGCGGCTGAGCGTGCAGAGCTGCCCCTGGACATGGTTCGGGACGACAGCCGGCTCCTCGATGACCTGCACCTCAGCTCGATCACTGTCGGTCAGGTGGTCAACCAGGCCGCCCAGCAGCTCGGCATCGGCGCTGCCGAGACCCCGACCAACTTCGCCACCGCCACGCTTCGGGAACTCGCGGACGCCTTCGACGAGCTGCATCGTACGGCCCATCCAGCCGACGCCGAGCAGACACCAGCGGTCACCGGTGCCGCGCCCTGGTCTCGGCCGTTCCGGCTGGACCTCGACCCGGTTCCGAAGCCGTCGCGCGGGCCGGCCGAGGACAACGGTCACTGGCGGGTGTACGCGCAAGCCGGCGACCCGCTGGCCGAGGAACTACGGCGGGCCCTGGAACACGGTGGGGTCGGCTCCGGCGTGTTGGTCTGCCTGCCTACCGACTGCCGTGAGGAGCACCTGGACCTCGCGCTCCAAGGCGCCCAGGCTGTTCTGAGCGGCCAGCTTGGCGACCGCTTCGTCGTTGTTGACCGCGGGCATGGCGCGGCCGGCCTGGCGAAGACGCTCCGGTTGGAGGCCGCACAGCTTCGGGTGACCATCGTTCACACACCGGACCAGCAGACGGCCGCCGAGCGGGTACTGGCCGAGGTCGCCGCCACCGAGGACTTCGCCGAGGTTCACCATGACGGGCGGGGAGGTCGGTTCGTGCCAACCCTGCGGGCCCTGCCGGTGCAGGCGACACGGCCCGTGTCGCCGCTGAACGCCGGCGATGTGCTGCTGGTCACTGGTGGTGGCAAGGGCATCACCGCGGAGTGTGCCATCGTCGTGGCCCGCGACACCGGGGCGCGGCTGGCCGTGCTGGGCCGTTCAGATCCGGCCGTCGACGAGGAGCTGGCGGCAAACCTGCGCCGGATGACCGAGCAGGGCCTGACCGTGTACTACGTCCGTGCCGACGTCACCGACGCCGGGCAGGTTCGGGCGGCGGTGGCCGAGGCTACCGCCGCTCTCGGCCCGGTCGTCGGCGTGCTGCACGGCGCCGGCCGCAACGAGCCAGTCGCGCTCCCCAACCTCGACCGGGAGGCGATCCGGCGGACGTTCGCGCCGAAGATCGACGGCCTACGGGCGGTGCTGGACGCGGTCGATCCGGACCGGCTGAAGGCACTCGTCACGTTCGGCAGCATCATCGGCCGCAGCGGCCTGCGCGGCGAGGCGCACTACGCGATGGCCAACGACTGGCTGGCAGATCTCACCACTGAGTTCGCCCGCCGTCACCCGGCGTGCCGCACCCTCTGCCTGGAGTGGTCCGTCTGGTCCGGGGCCGGGATGGGGGAGCGACTGTCGGTGGTCGAGGCCCTCCAACGCGACGGTGTCACACCGATCACCCTCGATCAGGGCGTGGAGATCATGCGCCGACTGCTGGTGGACGCGGAGGCACCCCCGGTCGTGGTCGTCAGCGGCCGCACCCAGGGCATCGACACGATCCGGCACCACCTGCCCGAGCTGCCGCTGCTGCGCTTCGTTGACCGACTGCTGGTTCACTACGCGGGTGTGGAGCTGGTCTCCGAGACCACCCTTAGTCCCGATACGGACCGCTACCTTCCCGATCACCTGCTCGACGGCAACCTGCTCTTCCCGGCTGTGTTTGGCATGGAAGCGATGGCCCAGGTCGCGGTGGCGCTGACCGGCCACCAGTCGGCCCCGTCGATCGAGCAAGCGGAGTTCGTCCGGCCGATCGTGGTACCACCTGAGGGCAGCACCACCATCCGGGTGGCCGCAGTGGTGACCGACGACGACACGGTGCAGGTGAGTATCCGTAGCGCGGAGACCTCTTTCGCCGCCGATCACTTCCGGGCCTGCCTGCGCTTCACCGGTAAGCCGGCGCCGGACGGTCCACCCGAACCGGTCGGGCGAGGGCTACCGGATGTCCCGCTGGCGCCAGACAAGGACCTGTATGGCGATGTCCTGTTCCAGGGACGACGGTTCCAGCGGCTGCGCCGCTATCACCGGGCGGCTGCCCGGGAGGTTGACGCGGACCTGGCGGTGCTTCCTGACACCGACTGGTTCGCCGACTTCCTGCCGGCGGAGCTGATCCTCGGCGACCCCGGGACGCGGGACGCGTTGATGCACGGCAACCAGGTGTGTGTTCCGCACGCCACCCTGCTACCCGCCGGCATCGAACGGGTTCATCCCGGTCCGGCGGTGGCCCGGATGGCTGCGGGGGAGGTGCGCTACTGCGCCCGGGAACGCAGCCGCGACGGTGACACGTATGTCTATGACATCGCTGTCCGGGACGCCGACGGCCGGCTTCTGGAGCGATGGGACGGGTTGCGGTTGCAGGCCGTCCGTAAGCGCAGTGACCGACGCTGGGCCGCGCCGCTGCTCGGCCCG
- a CDS encoding NAD-dependent epimerase/dehydratase family protein, with product MTVLVTGGTGFVGAHSVVALLTAGHRVRLLVRDPARVPATLRPLGIESASIDVVAGDVTDPDTVAAAVHGCTSVLHAASVYSFDTRDHPRMRAVNVRGTEVVLGAAVTAGLDPVVQVSSFGALLPARQTPVTPDAEVGTPRETYLDSKAQADRVARRYQAEGAPVVVTYPLAALGPHDAYLGDQTTRLRNALRGLMPIWPRGGFPVGDVRDVARLHAAVLEPGRGPRRYLGPGRYVDTQEYLRVLRRVTGRALPAIRLPATAMLPVGALTGLVQRVTPVHLPAEYGAIYTCAVARPVDTTLTDQLLDGPTVPFERTVADTVAWLAATDHITPRQAGRLAAPRPAPFEHPVDGPR from the coding sequence ATGACGGTGTTGGTGACCGGTGGCACGGGTTTCGTTGGAGCACACTCGGTAGTGGCGCTGCTCACCGCCGGACACCGGGTACGCCTCCTGGTCCGCGACCCGGCGCGAGTCCCGGCGACGTTGCGGCCACTCGGGATCGAGTCGGCATCCATCGATGTGGTGGCGGGAGACGTGACCGATCCGGACACGGTCGCCGCCGCCGTCCACGGATGCACCTCGGTCCTGCATGCCGCCTCGGTATATAGCTTCGACACCCGCGACCACCCGCGGATGCGGGCGGTCAACGTCCGCGGCACCGAAGTCGTGCTCGGGGCAGCCGTCACCGCCGGACTCGACCCGGTGGTACAGGTGTCGAGCTTCGGCGCCCTGCTGCCGGCCCGCCAGACGCCGGTCACCCCCGACGCCGAGGTGGGAACGCCGCGGGAGACGTACCTGGACAGTAAGGCGCAGGCCGACCGGGTGGCCCGCCGATACCAGGCCGAGGGCGCGCCGGTCGTCGTGACGTACCCACTGGCGGCGCTCGGGCCGCACGATGCGTACCTAGGCGACCAGACCACCCGCCTACGCAACGCCCTGCGCGGGCTGATGCCAATCTGGCCACGAGGCGGATTCCCGGTCGGCGACGTGCGCGACGTGGCCAGGCTGCACGCGGCGGTACTGGAGCCGGGGCGGGGGCCGCGCCGTTACCTGGGCCCGGGTCGCTACGTGGACACGCAGGAGTACCTGAGGGTGCTCCGCCGGGTGACCGGACGGGCGCTGCCAGCGATTCGCCTGCCAGCAACCGCGATGCTCCCGGTCGGCGCGCTAACCGGGCTGGTGCAGCGGGTCACCCCCGTCCACCTGCCCGCCGAATACGGGGCGATCTACACCTGCGCGGTAGCCCGCCCGGTGGATACCACCCTCACCGACCAACTGCTGGACGGCCCGACGGTACCGTTCGAGCGGACTGTCGCCGACACGGTGGCCTGGCTTGCCGCGACCGATCACATCACCCCGCGCCAGGCTGGTCGACTGGCCGCCCCACGTCCCGCGCCATTCGAGCACCCAGTCGACGGGCCGCGGTGA
- a CDS encoding DUF1702 family protein: protein MASVVGSVRRLLLAPELADVSFRRRGFPATPSATTERLEAVPRAVICGFEWGLDTRDQWELERRVELVEEELRGFAYEGATMACTVLDALPGRSGRTRALLLGPGQPHLFLAYIGIGFAMARLPRPLWRGVLPDLDGIVYHPTMSWLAVDGYGFDRAYFDTVRVVDRQERLAAYPWQGAAEYFPRAVDQGIGRALWFIHGGRVPNVAAAVGRFAAERQPDLWSGVGLAATFAGGCDAGPLHRAAGGHASDLAQGAVFAAKARSWSGCVPEHTRTALVGLTGLTVEAAVGLADEVAVTGPIDGQVPPYEMWRNRVRARFLATSARS, encoded by the coding sequence ATGGCATCCGTGGTGGGCTCGGTGCGTCGGTTGCTGCTGGCACCGGAACTGGCTGACGTCTCCTTCCGTCGGCGGGGCTTTCCGGCGACGCCATCGGCCACCACCGAGCGGTTGGAAGCGGTGCCGCGGGCAGTGATCTGCGGCTTTGAGTGGGGCCTCGACACCCGGGACCAGTGGGAGCTTGAGCGTCGCGTGGAGCTGGTGGAGGAGGAGCTGCGGGGCTTCGCGTACGAAGGGGCCACGATGGCCTGCACGGTGTTGGACGCCCTGCCCGGCCGCTCGGGCCGCACCCGCGCACTCCTGCTCGGGCCCGGACAGCCGCATCTCTTCCTCGCGTACATCGGCATCGGCTTCGCGATGGCCCGGCTCCCACGACCGCTGTGGCGCGGCGTCCTGCCGGACCTGGATGGCATTGTGTACCACCCGACGATGAGCTGGCTCGCCGTCGATGGATACGGATTCGACCGGGCCTACTTCGACACCGTCCGCGTCGTAGACCGGCAGGAGCGACTCGCGGCGTACCCCTGGCAGGGGGCGGCGGAGTACTTTCCTCGTGCGGTGGATCAGGGGATCGGCCGCGCACTGTGGTTCATCCACGGTGGTCGTGTCCCGAACGTGGCGGCGGCGGTCGGTCGATTCGCCGCCGAACGGCAACCGGACCTCTGGAGTGGCGTCGGGCTAGCGGCCACGTTTGCCGGTGGCTGCGACGCGGGGCCGTTGCATCGTGCTGCCGGAGGGCACGCGTCGGACCTCGCTCAGGGTGCGGTGTTCGCGGCGAAAGCTCGATCCTGGTCCGGCTGTGTCCCGGAGCACACCCGGACGGCGCTGGTCGGGCTGACCGGGCTGACTGTGGAGGCGGCCGTAGGGCTCGCCGACGAGGTCGCCGTGACGGGCCCCATCGATGGGCAGGTGCCGCCGTACGAGATGTGGCGCAACCGGGTGCGCGCGCGATTCCTCGCGACGTCGGCGCGCAGTTGA
- a CDS encoding CRTAC1 family protein, producing MSRSVGWLRRQLAGVLALVLMAGLFLASQLPSASASEREELADRYRFTPTTISLPGGFPQQAIRRVNQDYSKIDAWISSVGSAIAMNDLDGDGLANDLCVTDPRTDQVSITPVPGQGGDRYAPFALRPDPLPMTKPMAPMGCAPGDFNEDGRMDLLVYLWGRTPILYLAKDGLTGLSAASYQPTELVPGNSARYEGPLWNTNAVAVDDFDGDGHVDIFVGNYFPHSAVLDDTVSGGVEMNDSMSHGVNGGEDYFFRFTGGTAGPTPTATFEQVGDVLPAEVSKGWALAAGANDLDGDHLPELYVAHDFGPDRLLHNRSTPGEIKFGLVESAVGRALVPKSKRIGLDSFKGMGVDFGDLDRDGRYDLFVSNITTSFGIEESHFAFIDGAKDNADLRRQFTEGRAPYEDRSAPLGLAWSGWGWDAKLADFDNGGELVVAQATGFVKGDVNRWPQLQELATANDELLRHPLWWPNVNAGDDIGGSQRLHFFVKGDDGRYVNVAGELGLDIPVPTRGIATGDADGDGRLDFAVARQWDEPVFYHNQSPSPGQFLGLRLVHDGQTEASGAGTAAPGSPVVGAQVRVTTAEGQTFVTRVDGGSGHSGKRSHEAHIGLGRDVTGPVRVDLRWRDRTGQVRQQELELTPGWHTLRLGTQAQER from the coding sequence ATGTCTAGATCTGTGGGATGGTTGCGCCGTCAGCTGGCCGGGGTGCTGGCTCTTGTACTAATGGCGGGCCTGTTCCTCGCGTCTCAGCTGCCGTCGGCCTCGGCCAGCGAGCGGGAAGAACTGGCGGACCGATATCGGTTCACCCCAACGACGATCTCGCTGCCGGGCGGGTTTCCGCAGCAGGCCATCCGTCGGGTCAACCAGGACTACAGCAAGATCGACGCTTGGATCTCCTCGGTCGGTTCCGCGATCGCCATGAACGATCTCGACGGTGACGGCCTCGCCAACGACCTCTGCGTCACTGACCCCCGTACCGACCAGGTGAGCATTACTCCGGTGCCCGGCCAGGGCGGGGACCGGTACGCCCCGTTCGCACTGCGCCCCGACCCGCTGCCGATGACGAAACCAATGGCACCGATGGGCTGCGCTCCCGGGGACTTCAACGAGGACGGCCGGATGGACCTGCTGGTCTACCTGTGGGGCCGCACACCGATTCTCTACCTGGCCAAGGACGGACTCACCGGGCTCTCCGCCGCCTCGTACCAGCCGACCGAGCTGGTGCCCGGAAACTCCGCCCGGTACGAGGGGCCGCTGTGGAACACCAACGCGGTCGCGGTGGACGACTTCGACGGCGACGGCCACGTGGACATCTTCGTCGGCAACTACTTCCCGCACAGTGCCGTCCTCGACGACACGGTGAGCGGCGGGGTGGAGATGAACGACTCGATGTCCCACGGCGTCAACGGTGGTGAGGACTACTTCTTCCGGTTTACCGGCGGCACCGCCGGCCCGACCCCAACCGCCACCTTCGAGCAGGTGGGCGACGTCCTGCCGGCCGAGGTATCCAAAGGCTGGGCCTTGGCGGCCGGCGCCAACGACCTTGACGGCGACCACCTACCGGAGCTGTACGTCGCGCACGACTTCGGCCCAGATCGGCTGCTGCACAACCGTTCCACCCCGGGTGAGATCAAGTTTGGGCTGGTGGAGAGCGCGGTAGGTCGTGCCCTGGTGCCCAAGTCCAAGCGAATCGGTCTGGACTCGTTCAAGGGCATGGGCGTCGACTTCGGCGATCTTGACCGGGACGGCCGGTACGACTTGTTCGTCAGTAACATCACGACCTCTTTCGGCATTGAGGAAAGCCACTTCGCCTTCATCGACGGCGCCAAGGACAACGCCGATCTACGCCGGCAGTTCACCGAGGGCCGTGCGCCGTACGAAGACCGCAGTGCGCCGCTCGGCCTCGCCTGGTCGGGCTGGGGCTGGGACGCCAAGCTGGCCGACTTCGACAACGGCGGTGAGCTGGTCGTTGCTCAGGCCACCGGCTTCGTCAAGGGCGACGTGAACCGTTGGCCCCAACTGCAGGAGCTGGCCACCGCCAACGACGAGTTGCTGCGTCACCCGCTGTGGTGGCCAAACGTCAACGCTGGAGACGACATCGGTGGCAGTCAGCGCCTGCACTTCTTCGTCAAGGGTGACGATGGGCGCTACGTCAACGTCGCCGGTGAGTTGGGCCTCGACATCCCGGTACCTACCCGGGGCATCGCCACCGGTGACGCTGACGGCGACGGCCGGCTGGACTTCGCGGTGGCCCGGCAGTGGGACGAGCCGGTCTTCTACCACAACCAGAGCCCGTCACCCGGTCAGTTCCTGGGACTCCGGCTGGTCCACGACGGACAGACCGAAGCGTCGGGTGCCGGGACGGCGGCACCGGGATCTCCGGTGGTGGGTGCTCAGGTGCGGGTGACCACCGCGGAGGGGCAGACCTTTGTCACCCGCGTTGACGGCGGCAGTGGTCACTCGGGCAAGCGCAGCCATGAGGCGCACATCGGGCTTGGCCGGGATGTCACCGGACCGGTTCGGGTGGACCTGAGGTGGCGCGACCGCACCGGGCAGGTCCGGCAGCAGGAACTTGAGTTGACCCCGGGCTGGCACACGCTCCGGCTCGGCACCCAGGCCCAGGAGAGGTGA